One window from the genome of Aestuariirhabdus haliotis encodes:
- a CDS encoding SDR family oxidoreductase — MASVMITGCNRGLGLEMTRQYLADGWMVYASCRDVSNCTELDDLAATSPNLKVFELDISSNESIDRLVAQLGDQPLDLLVQNAGVYGPTPGNLQQVSADTWMETLRINTVAPLMLVQRLLVNLDRGENPAIAILSSKMGSISDNGSGGSYVYRSTKAALNAVGKSLSLDLKAQGIRVLMMHPGWVRTDMGGPNGLIDVHTSVTGMRHVIAASTLKESGGFFNYDGSPIPW, encoded by the coding sequence ATGGCCAGCGTAATGATTACCGGGTGTAACCGAGGACTTGGGTTGGAGATGACCAGGCAGTATCTGGCAGACGGCTGGATGGTCTATGCCAGCTGCCGGGATGTTTCCAACTGTACCGAACTCGATGACCTGGCCGCAACGAGCCCGAACCTCAAGGTGTTCGAATTGGATATATCCAGTAATGAATCGATTGATCGGTTGGTTGCGCAGTTGGGGGATCAGCCGCTGGATTTGTTGGTGCAAAATGCGGGCGTTTATGGACCGACACCGGGTAATCTGCAGCAGGTGTCGGCGGATACCTGGATGGAGACCTTGCGCATTAACACGGTAGCGCCCCTGATGCTGGTGCAGCGTTTACTGGTCAATCTCGATCGTGGGGAGAACCCGGCTATTGCAATACTCAGCAGTAAAATGGGCAGCATATCGGATAACGGAAGTGGTGGTAGCTATGTCTATCGAAGTACCAAAGCTGCATTAAATGCAGTGGGAAAAAGCTTGTCGCTGGACTTGAAGGCTCAAGGAATCAGGGTATTGATGATGCATCCCGGGTGGGTCAGGACTGATATGGGTGGGCCCAATGGCCTGATCGATGTCCACACGTCGGTTACCGGTATGAGGCACGTAATCGCAGCATCTACCCTGAAAGAATCGGGAGGGTTCTTTAATTACGATGGTAGTCCGATTCCCTGGTAG
- a CDS encoding ABC transporter permease yields the protein MDFSIIIDNIDIYLQGAWTTIQLVFMSLLIGLFMAIPLAILRNHRNPLIWGPIWLYTYFFRGTPMLVQVFLVYYGFGQFEFIRESFLWVVFKEAYWCALFAFTLNTAAYTTEIFRGAIANTPMGEIEAAKAYGMSRWQQIKRIILPSALRRALPAYSNEVVFMLHGSAIAGIVTIVDLTGAARIINSKYYSPFEAFIAAGLFYMAITFSIVFVFKQLEKRYHAHLRPRS from the coding sequence ATGGATTTCTCGATAATCATCGATAACATCGATATCTATCTGCAAGGTGCATGGACAACCATTCAGCTGGTATTTATGTCATTGCTGATCGGACTGTTTATGGCAATACCGTTGGCAATCTTGAGGAACCATCGCAACCCACTGATTTGGGGGCCCATCTGGCTTTATACCTATTTTTTCCGCGGCACGCCCATGTTGGTACAGGTGTTCCTGGTCTATTACGGCTTTGGTCAGTTTGAGTTTATTCGAGAGAGCTTCTTGTGGGTGGTTTTTAAGGAAGCTTACTGGTGTGCCCTGTTCGCTTTTACCTTAAACACGGCGGCTTATACCACCGAGATTTTCCGCGGTGCCATTGCCAATACCCCTATGGGTGAGATTGAAGCCGCTAAAGCCTATGGTATGAGTCGTTGGCAGCAGATCAAACGGATTATTCTGCCTAGTGCCCTGCGCCGAGCCTTACCAGCTTACAGTAATGAAGTGGTCTTTATGCTGCATGGCAGTGCCATTGCCGGCATCGTAACCATTGTCGATCTGACGGGTGCCGCGCGCATTATCAATTCAAAATACTACAGCCCCTTTGAAGCCTTTATCGCGGCGGGCCTATTCTATATGGCGATTACTTTCAGCATCGTGTTTGTGTTTAAACAGCTGGAAAAGCGTTATCACGCCCACCTGCGTCCGCGCTCTTAA
- a CDS encoding ABC transporter permease, translating to MLNLHGYGESILNGAVITIEVALLSLVLSMILGIGTALARLSKSRIAQGIAIVYTTVIRGIPDLVLMLLIFFGGQILVNELAYMVGYEDYIDINPFVAGVLTIGFIFGAYMAETFRGAILSVDDGQLEAGRAYGMTSFQVFRRILFPQMMRHALPGFGNNWLVLLKTTALVSIIGLDDMVRTASLAAGSTQKPFTFYLTVSVIFLIFTSISVAYLQWLERRYSASLRREA from the coding sequence ATGCTGAACCTTCATGGCTATGGCGAAAGTATCCTCAATGGGGCGGTGATCACCATTGAAGTTGCCCTGTTGTCGCTCGTGCTCAGCATGATTCTTGGCATCGGAACTGCTTTGGCGAGACTGTCCAAATCGCGAATTGCTCAGGGTATTGCGATTGTCTACACCACTGTGATTCGTGGTATCCCGGATCTGGTGTTGATGTTGCTGATTTTTTTTGGCGGCCAGATATTGGTAAATGAATTGGCCTATATGGTGGGCTACGAAGATTACATCGATATTAACCCCTTTGTGGCGGGTGTATTGACCATCGGTTTTATCTTCGGTGCCTATATGGCGGAAACCTTCCGCGGCGCGATCCTCTCGGTGGACGACGGGCAACTTGAGGCCGGGAGAGCCTATGGTATGACCAGCTTTCAGGTCTTTCGTCGTATTCTGTTTCCACAAATGATGCGCCACGCACTGCCAGGCTTTGGCAATAACTGGCTGGTTTTGCTGAAAACCACCGCGCTGGTTTCCATTATTGGCCTCGATGACATGGTTCGTACCGCCTCGCTGGCAGCGGGTTCAACCCAGAAGCCTTTTACTTTTTATCTGACGGTATCGGTGATTTTCCTGATATTTACCTCAATTTCCGTGGCTTACCTGCAATGGCTTGAACGCCGTTACAGTGCCAGTCTGCGTCGGGAGGCTTGA